The following proteins are encoded in a genomic region of Brachypodium distachyon strain Bd21 chromosome 1, Brachypodium_distachyon_v3.0, whole genome shotgun sequence:
- the LOC100841459 gene encoding protein YLS3, producing the protein MGLLRVLAMAAAVLLLLSLAAPLASGQGSGGGGVATSCTASLITSFTPCLGYITNSSNGGSGSSPTADCCQSLASVVSASTSCACLILTGNVPLGLPINRTLAVTLPKACKSKAVPLQCKDTAAQLPAPGPVAVSPAMPPLPPMKPEAPEAPAPPAGTTVTMAPSSQSQGQTRPQVVPSSGWRSASAGVSVVLVAAVGAMLV; encoded by the exons ATGGGTCTCCTCAGGGTGctggccatggccgcggccgtgctgctgctgctctcgcTGGCGGCGCCGTTGGCGTCCGGGcaggggagcggcggcggtggcgtggCGACGTCGTGCACGGCGTCGCTGATAACGAGCTTCACGCCGTGCCTGGGGTACATCAccaacagcagcaacggcggcagcgggtcGTCGCCGACGGCGGACTGCTGCCAGTCGCTGGCGTCGGTGGTGAGCGCGAGCACGAGCTGCGCGTGCCTCATCCTGACCGGCAACGTCCCGCTCGGCCTCCCCATCAACCGCACCCTCGCCGTCACCCTCCCCAAGGCCTGCAAATCCAAGGCCGTCCCGCTCCAATGCAAAG ATACGGCGGCGCAGCTCCCGGCGCCGGGCCCGGTCGCAGTGTCTCCCGCCATGCCCCCGCTGC CGCCAATGAAGCCGGAGGCTccggaggcgccggcgccgcctgcggGAACCACCGTGACGATGGCGCCGAGTAGCCAGAGCCAGGGGCAGACGAGGCCGCAGGTGGTGCCCAGCTCAGGATGGAGGAGCGCCAGTGCTGGCGTGTCCGTGGTGCTCGTAGCCGCCGTTGGAGCCATGCTGGTTTGA
- the LOC100841155 gene encoding non-specific lipid transfer protein GPI-anchored 2, with protein sequence MAARALLAVAMALAVVSVASAQSSSSGCTQTLIGMSPCLGYITGNSTKPSSSCCSQLASVVKSQPECLCVALNADPAALGLGSINKTRAVGLPDECSVKTPPLSNCNSGAAPTTSPSAGTPAGQTPTSAGAGSKTTPTTDIGSGVAPSLRGVAGIIAGLVVAAVSVM encoded by the exons atggcggcgagggcgttgctggcggtggccatggcgTTGGCGGTGGTGTCCGTGGCGTCGGCGCAGTCGTCGTCCAGCGGGTGCACGCAGACGCTGATCGGCATGTCGCCGTGCCTGGGCTACATCACGGGGAACTCGACGAAGCCGTCGAGCTCGTGCTGCTCGCAGCTGGCGTCCGTGGTGAAGTCGCAGCCGGAGTGCCTCTGCGTGGCGCTCAACGCCGACCCGGCCGCGCTCGGGCTCGGCTCCATCAACAAGACCCGCGCCGTGGGATTGCCCGACGAGTGCTCCGTCAAGACCCCGCCCCTCAGCAACTGCAACA gtGGCGCTGCTCCCACGACGTCGCCGTCTGCCGGGACGCCCGCGGGACAGACGCCGACCTCGGCCGGCGCAG GATCGaagacgacgccgacgacggaCATCGGGAGCGGCGTTGCGCCGTCGCTGCGAGGGGTCGCCGGCATCATCGCTGGCCTCGTCGTCGCTGCCGTGTCCGTCATGTGA
- the LOC100839165 gene encoding potassium channel AKT3 produces MPSRCGRWGRGGGDLSGSSGRSFSITTGILPSLGAQSISGSGRRRRLRSCIISPYDRRYRLWQHSLVPLVLYSAWVSPFEFGFLHNPTAHSPLAVIDNAVNVFFAVDIVLTFFVAYTDKKTYLLVDAPSEIAWRYAKTWLVLDVASTLPTELTRMLLPKDLRSYGFFGMLRLWRLRRVGALFSAMEKDRKLSYFWVRCLKLVFVTVFAVHCAGCFYYLLADRYPDPAATWIATSMPDFHARTLWDRYVASMYWSITTLTTVGYGDMHAVNPREMLFSTVYMLFNLGLTAYLIGNMTNLVVHGASRTRKYRDTIQAATSFAVRHQLPDRLQEQMISHLSLKFRTDSEGLQQQETLDALPKAIRSSISHHLFFALVQNAYLFQGVSNDLIFQLVSEMTAEYFAPREDVILQNEAPTDFYIIVTGSVELINIQNGAEEPAGAAKSGEVIGEIGVLCYRPQLFTARTRSLCQLLRLDRTDFLQIVQSNVGDGTIIMNNLIHYLKEKKDDGVIAGVSKEIEHMITRGQLDLPITLCFAASRGDEHLLHQLLKRRGLDPNETNNDGRTALHIAASGGSEQCVKLLLENGADPNARDPEGRVPLWEAMSRKHERAAQLLAEAGGSLSAGDSAAYARFAVEEDDAALLEEIARRGGDVAGASCSDGVTPLHRAVLNGSAAMARALLSLGADPDRQDDRGHTPRSMADRHGHAEIQRLFASHHRQQGDPDPDPTPSSPAAAAAERVPSRGSGGVGNRSPSNSSSSSSPMSSARISPRRMMASSFRNSLFGVLSTSFHGNRLDDGARSFHHRLPRRQHERGEQQQQQQESAPSPVARVTVSCPEVQGEGGSRRVMVPVPETMRQLVEGGASRLGFGAATRAVTRDGAEVDDVRVFRDGDHIFLVSDHWAPPGPDTSTSSRRNQ; encoded by the exons ATGCCGTCCCGGTGCGGCCGGTggggccggggcggcggcgacctgtCAGGCAGCTCAGGGCGGTCGTTCAGCATCACGACGGGGATCCTCCCGTCGCTAGGCGCCCAGAGCatcagcggcagcggccgccggcgccgcctccggaGCTGCATCATCTCCCCCTACGACCGCCGCTACAGGCTCTGGCAGCACTCCCTGGTGCCGCTCGTCCTCTACTCCGCCTGGGTCTCCCCCTTCGAGTTCGGCTTCCTCCACAACCCCACCGCCCACAGCCCGCTCGCCGTCATCGACAACGCCGTCAACGTCTTCTTCGCCGTCGACATCGTCCTCACCTTCTTCGTGGCCTACACCGACAAAAAGACATACCTCCTCGTCGACGCGCCGTCCGAGATCGCCTGGCGGTACGCCAAGACGTGGCTGGTCCTCGACGTGGCGTCCACCTTACCGACGGAGCTCACCCGGATGCTCCTCCCGAAAGACCTCCGGTCCTACGGCTTCTTTGGCATGCTCCGGCTCTGGCGGCTCCGGCGCGTCGGCGCGTTGTTCTCGGCCATGGAGAAGGACCGCAAGCTGAGCTACTTCTGGGTCCGGTGCCTCAAGCTGGTCTTCGTCACCGTCTTCGCCGTCCACTGCGCCGGCTGCTTCTACTACCTCCTCGCCGACCGCTACCCGGACCCGGCCGCCACGTGGATCGCCACCTCCATGCCGGACTTCCACGCCAGGACCCTCTGGGACCGCTACGTGGCCTCCATGTACTGGTCCATCACCACGCTCACCACCGTCGGATACGGCGACATGCACGCCGTCAACCCCAGGGAGATGCTCTTCAGCACCGTCTACATGCTCTTCAACCTGGGGCTCACCGCTTACCTCATTGGCAACATGACCAACCTCGTCGTCCATGGCGCCAGCCGGACCAGGAAGTACAGGGACACCATCCAGGCGGCGACGAGCTTCGCGGTCAGGCACCAGCTGCCGGACAGGTTGCAGGAGCAGATGATCTCCCATTTGAGTCTCAAGTTCAGGACCGATTCTGAGGGGCTCCAGCAGCAGGAGACGCTGGACGCCCTGCCCAAGGCCATCCGCTCCAGCATCTCGCATCACCTCTTCTTTGCACTCGTCCAGAACGCATACCTCTTCCAGGGCGTCTCCAACGACCTCATCTTCCAGCTG GTGTCCGAGATGACCGCCGAGTACTTTGCGCCGAGGGAGGACGTCATACTGCAGAACGAAGCGCCCACCGATTTCTACATTATTGTCACTGGTAgtgtg GAGCTGATAAACATCCAGAACGGTGCAGAGGAG CCGGCCGGCGCGGCCAAGTCCGGCGAAGTCATCGGCGAGATCGGCGTCCTGTGCTACAGGCCCCAGCTCTTCACGGCCAGGACAAGATCCCTTTGCCAGCTCCTGCGCCTCGACCGCACCGACTTCCTCCAGATCGTCCAGTCCAATGTCGGCGACGGGACCATAATCATGAACAACCTCATTCAT TACctcaaggagaagaaggacgacggggtgatcgccggcgtcagcAAGGAGATCGAGCACATGATAACCAGGGGCCAGCTTGATCTGCCAATCACACTCTGCTTCGCGGCGTCCAGGGGAGATGAACATCTGTTGCATCAGCTACTGAAGCGCCGCGGGCTGGACCCGAATGAAACCAACAATGATGGACGAACTGCACTG CATATAGCAGCTTCCGGTGGGAGTGAGCAGTGTGTCAAGCTGCTTCTGGAGAATGGGGCAGATCCAAATGCCAGAG ATCCGGAAGGAAGAGTGCCGCTGTGGGAGGCCATGAGCAGGAAgcacgagcgggcggcgcagcTGCTGGCGGAGGCCGGCGGGAGCCTGTCGGCGGGGGACAGCGCCGCGTACGCGCGGttcgccgtggaggaggacgacgcggcgctgctggaggagatcgcccggcgcggcggcgacgtggcCGGCGCGTCCTGCAGCGACGGCGTCACCCCGCTTCACCGCGCCGTGCTCAACGgcagcgccgccatggccaggGCACTGCTGTCCCTCGGCGCCGACCCCGACCGGCAGGACGACCGCGGGCACACGCCGAGATCCATGGCCGACCGCCATGGCCACGCCGAGATCCAGCGCCTCTTCGCGTCCCACCACCGGCAGCAGGGAGATCCAGATCCGGACCCCACGCCCtcgtccccggcggcggcggcggcggagagggttCCTTCCCGGGGCAGCGGCGGAGTGGGGAACCGGTCGCCATcgaactcctcctcctcttcgtccccCATGTCCTCGGCGCGGATCTCGCCGCGGAGGATGATGGCGTCGAGCTTCCGGAACTCGCTCTTCGGGGTGCTCTCCACTTCGTTCCACGGGAACCGGCTGGACGACGGCGCGCGGAGCTTCCACCACCGCCTTCCCCGCCGGCAGCACGAGAggggggagcagcagcagcagcagcaggagagcgcgccgtcgccggtcGCGAGGGTGACCGTGTCGTGCCCGGAGGTTCAGGGAGAAGGCGGGAGTAGGAGGGTgatggtgccggtgccggagacgaTGCGGCAGCTGGTGGAGGGCGGGGCGAGCAGGCTCGGGTTCGGGGCGGCGACCAGGGCGGTGACGCGCGACGGCGCCGAGGTCGATGATGTCAGGGTCTTCAGGGACGGCGACCACATCTTCCTCGTCTCCGATCACTGGGCGCCGCCTGGCCCTGACACTAGTACCAGCTCGCGTAGGAACCAATAA